The proteins below are encoded in one region of Brassica napus cultivar Da-Ae chromosome A6, Da-Ae, whole genome shotgun sequence:
- the LOC106349339 gene encoding GDSL esterase/lipase At3g26430 has product MQTQLFLITFVVLASFLVHPRLCSPTCTFPTIFNFGDSNSDTGGLSAAFGQAPYPNGQTFFHSPSGRFSDGRLIVDFIAEELGLPYLNAFLDSIGSNFSHGANFATAGSTVRPPNTTISQSGASPISLDVQLVQFSDFVTRSQLIRSRGGVFEHLLPRKEYFSQALYTFDIGQNDLTTGLKLNMTTDQIKAYIPDVLDQLSNAIRKVYKSGGRRFWIHNTGPIGCLPYVLDRWSVPASQIDKHGCAIPRNEIARYYNSELKRRVVALRKELSKASITYVDVYSIKLTLITQAKKLGFKDPLVACCGHGGKYNFNKLIKCGVKYMVKGKETVLAKSCKDVASRVNWDGVHFTETANRWIFQQINSGVFSDPSIPLKFACTR; this is encoded by the exons atgcAAACTCAACTGTTCTTGATAACGTTTGTCGTATTAGCATCATTTCTCGTACATCCTCGACTCTGTTCTCCTACATGTACTTTCCCGACGATCTTCAACTTCGGCGACTCTAATTCCGACACAGGAGGTCTCTCCGCCGCCTTCGGACAAGCCCCTTACCCGAATGGCCAAACCTTCTTCCACTCACCTTCCGGTCGTTTCTCAGATGGTAGACTCATCGTTGACTTCATAG CGGAGGAGTTAGGGTTGCCATACCTAAACGCTTTCCTAGACTCCATCGGCTCAAACTTCAGCCATGGTGCGAACTTCGCCACCGCTGGATCCACCGTCCGGCCACCAAACACCACCATTTCTCAGAGCGGTGCGAGCCCCATCTCTCTCGACGTTCAGTTGGTTCAGTTCTCAGATTTCGTCACTCGTTCACAGCTCATTCGCAGTCGAG GTGGCGTGTTTGAGCATTTACTTCCGAGGAAAGAGTACTTCTCACAAGCATTGTACACATTCGACATTGGTCAGAACGATCTCACCACTGGACTAAAACTCAACATGACAACAGATCAGATCAAGGCTTACATTCCAGATGTTCTCGATCAGTTGTCCAATGCCATTCGT AAGGTGTATAAGAGTGGAGGAAGAagattttggatacataacaCAGGTCCGATTGGCTGTTTACCTTATGTTTTGGACCGGTGGTCTGTGCCGGCATCCCAGATTGATAAGCATGGTTGTGCAATTCCGCGTAATGAGATTGCTCGGTATTATAACTCAGAGCTCAAAAGAAGAGTGGTTGCGTTAAGAAAAGAGCTCTCTAAAGCTTCAATCACTTATGTTGATGTCTACTCTATCAAGCTTACTCTCATCACTCAAGCCAAGAAACTTG GTTTTAAAGATCCTCTGGTTGCTTGTTGTGGACATGGTGGGAAGTACAacttcaacaaactcatcaaatGTGGAGTTAAATATATGGTGAAAGGGAAAGAGACTGTGCTTGCTAAGTCTTGTAAGGACGTGGCGTCTAGAGTTAACTGGGACGGCGTGCATTTCACTGAAACGGCAAACCGTTGGATCTTTCAGCAGATAAACAGCGGAGTGTTTTCAGATCCTTCTATTCCTCTCAAGTTTGCCTGTAcaagatag
- the LOC106349334 gene encoding BTB/POZ domain-containing protein At3g26490-like isoform X1, translated as MKFMELGFRPDTFYTVEAVRSVSSDLQNDLIIQVKSTKYLLHKFPMLSKCLRLKNLVSSQSQEPETSQDQKVIQLVDFPGETEAFELCAKFCYGITITLSAHNVVAVRCAAEYLGMTEEVELGETENLVQRLEHFLTSCVFKSWRDSLVALQTTKALPSWSEDLGITSRCIEAIANGVNASPGDDFANVMETGLSRNRSRRRRDESLCNGKAESSRWWGEDLADLDLDLYKRTMVAIKSSNRNVSPRLIGNALRIYASKWLPSIEESSPVLESVISLLPTQRSAVPCSFLLQLLKTVNVMNVSPTSKMELAVKAGNQLDKATVSELLIPLSDKSGMLYDVDVVTMMVKQFLSQISPERRPTRTQHRRSRSEENMEEIQEIRGSLSSSSFPPLLVKVAKLVDSYLQEVARDVNLTVSNFVELAESIPDLSRISHDDLYKAIDIYLQVHQKIDKIERKRLCRILDCKKLSVEASKNAAQNQLLPLRVIVQILFVEQARAAIVTNTNNITNNETAVLRRSFTTRREEDADLERVEIKPNGGFQSTPSRFMALCSIPRQPKKMFCKLLSISRSLSQRI; from the exons ATGAAGTTTATGGAACTAGGGTTTCGGCCTGATACATTCTACACTGTGGAAGCAGTAAG GTCTGTGTCTTCTGATTTACAGAATGATCTTATAATCCAAGTAAAATCCACCAAATATCTTCTTCACAAG TTTCCGATGTTATCAAAATGCTTGCGTTTAAAGAACTTGGTTTCTTCACAATCACAAGAACCCGAAACCTCACAAGACCAGAAAGTAATCCAACTCGTTGATTTCCCCGGGGAAACAGAGGCTTTTGAGCTCTGTGCTAAGTTCTGTTACGGCATCACGATCACTCTCAGCGCTCACAACGTAGTCGCGGTACGATGTGCAGCGGAGTATCTCGGTATGACTGAAGAAGTCGAGCTCGGAGAGACAGAGAATCTTGTCCAAAGACTCGAACATTTCTTGACTTCTTGCGTTTTCAAGAGTTGGAGAGACTCACTTGTTGCTCTTCAGACCACAAAGGCTTTACCTTCGTGGTCCGAAGATCTTGGCATCACTAGCCGTTGCATCGAGGCGATAGCCAACGGTGTAAATGCATCTCCAGGTGACGATTTCGCTAACGTAATGGAGACGGGGTTGTCGAGAAACCGgtcaaggagaagaagagatgaaagCTTGTGTAATGGTAAGGCAGAGAGCTCGCGTTGGTGGGGTGAAGATTTAGCTGATTTGGATTTGGATCTTTACAAAAGAACAATGGTGGCGATAAAGTCATCAAACCGGAACGTTTCTCCGAGATTAATCGGGAATGCTCTTAGAATCTATGCATCTAAATGGCTACCAAGCATTGAAGAATCTTCTCCGGTTTTGGAATCGGTTATCTCCCTTCTACCAACCCAAAGATCCGCTGTTCCTTGTAGCTTCTTGCTTCAGCTACTGAAGACGGTTAACGTTATGAACGTTTCGCCTACTTCGAAGATGGAACTCGCGGTGAAGGCTGGGAACCAGCTTGATAAGGCAACGGTAAGCGAGCTGTTGATACCCTTATCGGATAAGTCAGGTATGTTATACGATGTGGATGTTGTGACGATGATGGTGAAGCAGTTTCTATCTCAGATCAGTCCTGAGAGAAGACCAACAAGGACACAACATAGAAGATCTCGTTCAGAAGAAAACATGGAAGAGATACAAGAGATCAGAggatctctctcttcttcatcttttcctcCGTTGTTGGTTAAAGTAGCAAAGCTTGTTGATTCTTATCTTCAAGAGGTTGCTAGAGATGTGAACTTAACAGTCTCGAATTTTGTTGAGTTGGCTGAATCTATACCTGATCTTTCAAGGATCAGTCATGACGACTTGTACAAAGCCATTGATATCTATCTTCAG GTTCATCAGAAGATTGATAAGATTGAAAGAAAGAGGTTATGCAGAATCTTGGACTGCAAGAAACTATCAGTAGAAGCAAGCAAGAACGCCGCACAGAACCAGCTGCTTCCACTGAGAGTGATTGTGCAAATCCTCTTTGTAGAGCAAGCCCGAGCTGCGATTGTTACAAATACAAACAATATCACAAATAATGAGACAGCAgttttgagaagaagctttacaacaagaagagaagaagatgcaGATTTAGAAAGAGTTGAAATTAAACCTAACGGAGGATTTCAGAGCACTCCTTCAAGGTTTATGGCGTTGTGCTCTATCCCAAGGCAACCTAAGAAGATGTTTTGCAAGTTATTGTCGATCAGTAGGAGTTTAAGCCAACGgatttga
- the LOC106349340 gene encoding glycine-rich RNA-binding protein RZ1A, whose protein sequence is MSEEVEYRCFIGGLAWSTSDRGLRDAFEKYGHLLEAKVVLDKFSGRSRGFGFITFDEKKAMDEAIAAMNGMDLDGRTITVDKAQPLQGGSGRDHDGDRSRDRGYDRDRSRPSGGRGSGGGDCFKCGKPGHFARECPDESGRGGGGRYSSRDDRYGAKDDRYGAKDDRYSSKDDRYSAKDDRYGAKEDRYGRDGGRDRYGPDRNGDRSGGRSRDGGSRGGPGGERHSRAPYDRPRTGGFH, encoded by the exons ATGTCAGAAGAGGTGGAGTACCGCTGCTTCATTGGTGGCCTTGCGTGGTCAACGTCTGATCGTGGCCTCAGAGATGCCTTTGAGAAGTATGGTCACCTCCTTGAGGCCAAG GTGGTTCTTGACAAGTTCTCTGGCCGTTCCCGTGGTTTTGGGTTCATCACCTTTGATGAGAAGAAAGCCATGGACGAAGCTATTGCTGCGATGAATGGGATGGATTTGGATGGGCGGACTATAACTGTTGATAAGGCTCAGCCGCTTCAGGGTGGGTCAGGCAGGGATCATGATGGTGACCGCAGCCGTGACCGTGGGTATGACCGTGACCGTAGCCGCCCATCTGGTGGGCGAGGTTCAGGTGGTGGAGATTGCTTTAAATGTGGCAAGCCTGGGCATTTTGCAAGGGAGTGTCCTGATGAATCCGGTAGAGGTGGTGGGGGGAGGTACAGCTCGAGGGATGATAGGTACGGTGCTAAGGATGATAGGTACGGTGCTAAGGATGATAGGTACAGCTCAAAGGACGATAGGTACAGTGCGAAGGATGACAGGTATGGTGCTAAGGAAGATAGGTATGGTAGGGATGGTGGTAGGGATCGCTATGGACCTGATCGCAATGGCGATCGCTCTGGAGGACGAAGCAGGGATGGTGGCAGCCGTGGAGGTCCTGGAGGAGAGAGGCACAGTCGTGCTCCATACGATCGCCCCAGAACTGGAGGCTTTCACTAA
- the LOC106349338 gene encoding tRNA (guanine(10)-N2)-methyltransferase homolog, with translation MWFLCVFYHRLLDFRKPEVEALAELFGEDESLQWRLPEHHHNDTPFHFVQLSSEEIAQNIAKRSILVKGMYELWGEGTCYEELKESIQSFPDSRKLPFLTSDSTFRISVETFGKALTFDEQKERIHSLTYIPFEGKVNLKNPDHNFFLMEMDESEESNGLPPIVQRRIFFGREVGFADRKLLPTFQLKSRTYLGPTAMDAEMAFLMANQANAASGKLVYDPFVGTGSILVSAARFGAMTMGADIDIRVVRDGRGPDCNVWSNFKQYGLPAPVALLRMDNNVPPWRSGLKEIFDAIICDPPYGVRAGGRKSGGRKILRGTVDPYTVPEDKRTGHIPSTGAYSLVECVHDLLHLAARMLVMKGRLVFFFPVLRDECGSEVKFPEHPCFKLVAVSEQILSSRYSRVLLTMVKVEPYSDEVEEAARLMHLEFRENHLKWLEEGNIHSSVFKPSTDSSQIQTESKTFKDPKPKYRGKYV, from the exons ATGTGGTTTCTATGTGTCTTCTACCACAGGCTACTAGACTTCAGAAAGCCAGAGGTGGAAGCTTTAGCCGAACTCTTCGGAGAGGATGAGTCTCTCCAATGGCGTCTTCCTGAGCATCACCATAACGATACTCCATTCCACTTCGTTCAGCTTTCGTCCGAAGAAATCGCACAGAACATCGCCAAGAGAA GCATATTGGTGAAGGGAATGTATGAGCTTTGGGGTGAAGGAACTTGCTACGAAGAGCTTAAAGAATCCATCCAAAGCTTCCCTGATTCTCGCAAGCTCCCTTTCCTCACTTCTGATTCCACCTTTAGAATCTCTGTTGAAACTTTCGGAAAGGCTTTGACTTTCGATGAGCAGAAGGAGAGAATCCATTCACTTACTTATATCCCCTTCGAG GGGAAGGTTAACTTGAAGAACCCAGATCACAACTTTTTTCTCATGGAGATGGATGAATCTGAAGAGAGCAATGGACTTCCACCTATTGTTCAGAGGAGAATCTTTTTTGGGAGGGAGGTTGGTTTTGCTGACAGGAAGCTGTTGCCGACTTTTCAGTTGAAGTCTCGTACTTACCTTGGCCCAACTGCTATGGACGCTGAGATGGCGTTTTTGATGGCTAATCAAGCTAATGCTGCATCTGGGAAACTTGTGTATGATCCTTTTGTTGGTACAGGGAGCATTCTTGTTTCTGCTGCACGTTTTGGTGCAATGACAATG GGTGCAGATATTGATATTAGAGTAGTTCGTGATGGACGTGGTCCAGACTGTAATGTTTGGAGCAATTTCAAGCAG TATGGACTACCTGCGCCAGTTGCTTTGCTTAGAATGGACAATAACGTTCCTCCTTGGCGTTCTGGCCTTAAGGAG ATCTTTGATGCGATTATTTGTGATCCACCTTACGGAGTTCGAGCTGGTGGACGCAAATCCGGTGGTAGGAAAATCCTCAGAGGGACAGTGGATCCTTACACTGTTCCCGAGGACAAAAGAACCGGCCACATTCCCTCCACGGGAGCATATAGTCTAGTGGAGTGTGTTCATGATCTGCTTCACCTTGCTGCAAGAATGCTGGTGATGAAAGGCAGGCTTGTCTTTTTCTTCCCGGTTCTGAGAGACGAGTGTGGCAGTGAGGTTAAATTTCCCGAGCATCCGTGTTTCAAGTTGGTTGCTGTCTCTGAACAGATCTTGAGCTCGCGATACAGTCGTGTTCTGCTAACCATGGTGAAAGTAGAGCCTTATAGTGATGAGGTTGAAGAAGCTGCTCGTTTGATGCATTTGGAGTTTAGAGAGAATCATCTCAAGTGGTTGGAGGAGGGTAATATCCATTCCTCTGTGTTTAAACCTTCTACTGATTCTTCCCAGATTCAAACGGAGTCCAAAACCTTTAAAGATCCTAAACCTAAGTATAGAGGGAAGTATGTGTAA
- the LOC106349334 gene encoding BTB/POZ domain-containing protein At3g26490-like isoform X2, with translation MKFMELGFRPDTFYTVEAVRSVSSDLQNDLIIQVKSTKYLLHKFPMLSKCLRLKNLVSSQSQEPETSQDQKVIQLVDFPGETEAFELCAKFCYGITITLSAHNVVAVRCAAEYLGMTEEVELGETENLVQRLEHFLTSCVFKSWRDSLVALQTTKALPSWSEDLGITSRCIEAIANGVNASPGDDFANVMETGLSRNRSRRRRDESLCNGKAESSRWWGEDLADLDLDLYKRTMVAIKSSNRNVSPRLIGNALRIYASKWLPSIEESSPVLESVISLLPTQRSAVPCSFLLQLLKTVNVMNVSPTSKMELAVKAGNQLDKATISPERRPTRTQHRRSRSEENMEEIQEIRGSLSSSSFPPLLVKVAKLVDSYLQEVARDVNLTVSNFVELAESIPDLSRISHDDLYKAIDIYLQVHQKIDKIERKRLCRILDCKKLSVEASKNAAQNQLLPLRVIVQILFVEQARAAIVTNTNNITNNETAVLRRSFTTRREEDADLERVEIKPNGGFQSTPSRFMALCSIPRQPKKMFCKLLSISRSLSQRI, from the exons ATGAAGTTTATGGAACTAGGGTTTCGGCCTGATACATTCTACACTGTGGAAGCAGTAAG GTCTGTGTCTTCTGATTTACAGAATGATCTTATAATCCAAGTAAAATCCACCAAATATCTTCTTCACAAG TTTCCGATGTTATCAAAATGCTTGCGTTTAAAGAACTTGGTTTCTTCACAATCACAAGAACCCGAAACCTCACAAGACCAGAAAGTAATCCAACTCGTTGATTTCCCCGGGGAAACAGAGGCTTTTGAGCTCTGTGCTAAGTTCTGTTACGGCATCACGATCACTCTCAGCGCTCACAACGTAGTCGCGGTACGATGTGCAGCGGAGTATCTCGGTATGACTGAAGAAGTCGAGCTCGGAGAGACAGAGAATCTTGTCCAAAGACTCGAACATTTCTTGACTTCTTGCGTTTTCAAGAGTTGGAGAGACTCACTTGTTGCTCTTCAGACCACAAAGGCTTTACCTTCGTGGTCCGAAGATCTTGGCATCACTAGCCGTTGCATCGAGGCGATAGCCAACGGTGTAAATGCATCTCCAGGTGACGATTTCGCTAACGTAATGGAGACGGGGTTGTCGAGAAACCGgtcaaggagaagaagagatgaaagCTTGTGTAATGGTAAGGCAGAGAGCTCGCGTTGGTGGGGTGAAGATTTAGCTGATTTGGATTTGGATCTTTACAAAAGAACAATGGTGGCGATAAAGTCATCAAACCGGAACGTTTCTCCGAGATTAATCGGGAATGCTCTTAGAATCTATGCATCTAAATGGCTACCAAGCATTGAAGAATCTTCTCCGGTTTTGGAATCGGTTATCTCCCTTCTACCAACCCAAAGATCCGCTGTTCCTTGTAGCTTCTTGCTTCAGCTACTGAAGACGGTTAACGTTATGAACGTTTCGCCTACTTCGAAGATGGAACTCGCGGTGAAGGCTGGGAACCAGCTTGATAAGGCAACG ATCAGTCCTGAGAGAAGACCAACAAGGACACAACATAGAAGATCTCGTTCAGAAGAAAACATGGAAGAGATACAAGAGATCAGAggatctctctcttcttcatcttttcctcCGTTGTTGGTTAAAGTAGCAAAGCTTGTTGATTCTTATCTTCAAGAGGTTGCTAGAGATGTGAACTTAACAGTCTCGAATTTTGTTGAGTTGGCTGAATCTATACCTGATCTTTCAAGGATCAGTCATGACGACTTGTACAAAGCCATTGATATCTATCTTCAG GTTCATCAGAAGATTGATAAGATTGAAAGAAAGAGGTTATGCAGAATCTTGGACTGCAAGAAACTATCAGTAGAAGCAAGCAAGAACGCCGCACAGAACCAGCTGCTTCCACTGAGAGTGATTGTGCAAATCCTCTTTGTAGAGCAAGCCCGAGCTGCGATTGTTACAAATACAAACAATATCACAAATAATGAGACAGCAgttttgagaagaagctttacaacaagaagagaagaagatgcaGATTTAGAAAGAGTTGAAATTAAACCTAACGGAGGATTTCAGAGCACTCCTTCAAGGTTTATGGCGTTGTGCTCTATCCCAAGGCAACCTAAGAAGATGTTTTGCAAGTTATTGTCGATCAGTAGGAGTTTAAGCCAACGgatttga
- the BNAA06G32850D gene encoding uncharacterized protein BNAA06G32850D — MVTNSTIKLLCSYGGKILPRYPDGKLRYNGGHTRVLAVPRSVSFSELASKMAEMFGSAVTIRCQLPTEDLDALVSITCDEDLVNLIEEYDLVSSSMKIRVFLNPPKSVKSTVSPPPLALPASTTSSASSTSSSPRSPSLSKPPLPPSPPRLTTVKNQCYGCYVHHRSSRNMYLVHNGNHWQ, encoded by the exons ATGGTGACGAACTCCACAATCAAACTTCTCTGTAGCTATGGCGGGAAGATTTTACCTCGTTATCCCGACGGTAAACTCCGTTATAACGGCGGCCACACCCGCGTCCTCGCCGTCCCCCGCTCCGTCTCATTTTCCG AGCTAGCGTCGAAGATGGCTGAGATGTTCGGATCCGCCGTCACTATACGGTGTCAGCTTCCGACGGAAGATCTCGACGCGCTCGTGTCCATCACGTGCGACGAAGATCTAGTGAATCTAATCGAAGAGTACGACCTCGTTTCCTCCTCAATGAAGATCAGAGTCTTCCTTAACCCCCCGAAGTCCGTTAAATCGACGGTCTCGCCTCCTCCGTTAGCGTTACCGGCGTCCACCACGTCATCAGCTTCCTCTACCTCATCCAGTCCTAGATCACCGTCGCTGTCAAAACCACCGCTACCTCCGTCGCCGCCGAGGTTGACGACGGTGAAGAATCAGTGCTACGGTTGCTACGTCCACCACCGTAGTTCGAGAAATATGTACCTCGTCCACAACGGCAATCACTGGCAATAA
- the LOC106349335 gene encoding uncharacterized protein LOC106349335 isoform X2 yields MANRTENSLRCSISKKTNGGIMFLIATFAGMVIGFLLGISFPSLSLIKMNFPSSILPMVNTIYVEVEKQEISSRKSPSKGPKSSDASSHKIWVPSNPRGAEMLPPSFVEAESDLYLRRLWGLPKDDLPEVKPKYLVAFTVAYEQRKNIDACIKKFSDNFTVVLFHYDGRTSEYDEFEWSRRAIHVSVPKQTKWWYAKRFLHPDIIAPYEYIFLWDEDLGVENFDAEEYIKIVKKHGLEISQPAVESRKKITWRITKRIPGIEVHKEVEGGAPGHCKDPHLPPCAGFIEIMAPVFSRDSWRCVWHMLQNDLVHGWGLDFALRKCVEPAHEKIGVVDSQWIIHQKIPSLAAQGTSQDGKSAFQGVRERCHMEWTIFEKRMARSEKKYLKEIAPASSNSTLN; encoded by the exons ATGGCAAACCGAACAGAAAATTCACTACGCTG cTCGATTAGTAAAAAGACAAATGGTGGCATAATGTTCCTAATAGCGACTTTCGCAGGAATGGTTATCGGATTTTTATTAGGCATATCTTTCCCTTCTTTGTCACTAATTAAA ATGAATTTTCCATCAAGCATACTTCCTATGGTTAATACTATATATGTAGAAGTTGAGAAACAAGAGATATCATCTAGAAAGAGTCCATCAAAAGGGCCTAAGTCAAGTGATGCATCATCTCATAAG ATTTGGGTTCCATCAAATCCTCGAGGTGCAGAGATGTTGCCTCCAAGTTTTGTTGAAGCTGAATCAGATCTATACTTaagaagattgtggggattgCCTAAAGAT GATTTACCGGAGGTGAAGCCTAAGTATCTTGTTGCTTTTACCGTTGCTTATGAACAGAGGAAAAACATCGATGCTTGCATCAAGAAA TTCTCAGATAACTTCACTGTTGTTCTGTTTCATTACGATGGAAGAACTTCGGAATACGATGAATTTGAATGGTCTAGACGGGCTATACACGTTAGTGTACCTAAGCAAACCAAGTG GTGGTATGCTAAAAGGTTTCTGCATCCTGACATTATAGCaccatatgaatatatattCCTTTGGGATGAAGACCTCGGCGTTGAAAACTTTGATGCAGAAGA GTACATCAAGATTGTAAAGAAACACGGTCTAGAAATATCGCAACCCGCTGTTGAATCAAGAAAAAAGATCACATGGAGGATAACAAAGAGAATACCTGGAATCGAAGTTCACAA AGAAGTCGAAGGTGGGGCACCAGGCCACTGCAAGGACCCTCACTTACCTCCATGTGCAGG GTTTATAGAGATTATGGCTCCGGTTTTCTCAAGAGATTCTTGGCGCTGCGTGTGGCATATGCTTCAGAATGACTTGGTTCATGGTTGGGGTCTTGACTTCGCGCTAAGGAAATGTGTCGAG CCTGCGCATGAGAAGATTGGTGTTGTGGATTCTCAATGGATTATTCATCAAAAGATTCCTTCTTTAGCAGCCCAG GGAACCTCTCAAGATGGGAAATCTGCGTTCCAAGGG GTAAGGGAAAGATGTCATATGGAATGGACAATATTTGAGAAAAGAATGGCACGATCAGAGAAGAAGTATCTGAAAGAAATTGCACCTGCGTCTTCAAACTCTACACTTAATTAA
- the LOC106349335 gene encoding uncharacterized protein LOC106349335 isoform X1: MSKMNMFSGDSVYARILKFRRLKPPLKEIVSCELNQFQDMANRTENSLRCSISKKTNGGIMFLIATFAGMVIGFLLGISFPSLSLIKMNFPSSILPMVNTIYVEVEKQEISSRKSPSKGPKSSDASSHKIWVPSNPRGAEMLPPSFVEAESDLYLRRLWGLPKDDLPEVKPKYLVAFTVAYEQRKNIDACIKKFSDNFTVVLFHYDGRTSEYDEFEWSRRAIHVSVPKQTKWWYAKRFLHPDIIAPYEYIFLWDEDLGVENFDAEEYIKIVKKHGLEISQPAVESRKKITWRITKRIPGIEVHKEVEGGAPGHCKDPHLPPCAGFIEIMAPVFSRDSWRCVWHMLQNDLVHGWGLDFALRKCVEPAHEKIGVVDSQWIIHQKIPSLAAQGTSQDGKSAFQGVRERCHMEWTIFEKRMARSEKKYLKEIAPASSNSTLN; the protein is encoded by the exons atGTCTAAAATGAATATGTTTTCCGGTGACTCTGTTTATGCAAGA ATACTAAAGTTTCGGAGACTGAAGCCTCCATTGAAAGAAATTGTTTCTTGTGAACTTAACCAGTTTCAAGACATGGCAAACCGAACAGAAAATTCACTACGCTG cTCGATTAGTAAAAAGACAAATGGTGGCATAATGTTCCTAATAGCGACTTTCGCAGGAATGGTTATCGGATTTTTATTAGGCATATCTTTCCCTTCTTTGTCACTAATTAAA ATGAATTTTCCATCAAGCATACTTCCTATGGTTAATACTATATATGTAGAAGTTGAGAAACAAGAGATATCATCTAGAAAGAGTCCATCAAAAGGGCCTAAGTCAAGTGATGCATCATCTCATAAG ATTTGGGTTCCATCAAATCCTCGAGGTGCAGAGATGTTGCCTCCAAGTTTTGTTGAAGCTGAATCAGATCTATACTTaagaagattgtggggattgCCTAAAGAT GATTTACCGGAGGTGAAGCCTAAGTATCTTGTTGCTTTTACCGTTGCTTATGAACAGAGGAAAAACATCGATGCTTGCATCAAGAAA TTCTCAGATAACTTCACTGTTGTTCTGTTTCATTACGATGGAAGAACTTCGGAATACGATGAATTTGAATGGTCTAGACGGGCTATACACGTTAGTGTACCTAAGCAAACCAAGTG GTGGTATGCTAAAAGGTTTCTGCATCCTGACATTATAGCaccatatgaatatatattCCTTTGGGATGAAGACCTCGGCGTTGAAAACTTTGATGCAGAAGA GTACATCAAGATTGTAAAGAAACACGGTCTAGAAATATCGCAACCCGCTGTTGAATCAAGAAAAAAGATCACATGGAGGATAACAAAGAGAATACCTGGAATCGAAGTTCACAA AGAAGTCGAAGGTGGGGCACCAGGCCACTGCAAGGACCCTCACTTACCTCCATGTGCAGG GTTTATAGAGATTATGGCTCCGGTTTTCTCAAGAGATTCTTGGCGCTGCGTGTGGCATATGCTTCAGAATGACTTGGTTCATGGTTGGGGTCTTGACTTCGCGCTAAGGAAATGTGTCGAG CCTGCGCATGAGAAGATTGGTGTTGTGGATTCTCAATGGATTATTCATCAAAAGATTCCTTCTTTAGCAGCCCAG GGAACCTCTCAAGATGGGAAATCTGCGTTCCAAGGG GTAAGGGAAAGATGTCATATGGAATGGACAATATTTGAGAAAAGAATGGCACGATCAGAGAAGAAGTATCTGAAAGAAATTGCACCTGCGTCTTCAAACTCTACACTTAATTAA